One Rosa chinensis cultivar Old Blush chromosome 3, RchiOBHm-V2, whole genome shotgun sequence DNA window includes the following coding sequences:
- the LOC112194462 gene encoding uncharacterized protein LOC112194462 has translation MRLHKLMMNPTKCVFKVQAGDFLGFIVHQRGIEVPEDKASAVINASSPRTKKELQRLLGKIQPFSPLLRLQGQNEFVWEPQHQEAFDKIKAYLASPPKAVKGQAIVDFLAHHPMLDVPTVKELEIVTTTITRPDLVRIPEYAIWYQATISLQPWILFFDGSRTETLAGARIILENPAGDHFSYSFQLEFKCTNNQAKYEALIIGLEVLLELGVRDVQVRGDSLLVINQLQEKYRCVSCLLVPYLNRATELLDQFNDVELEYIPRERNFEANELAQLATGITLKYGVRERILKVERRTLPSWLAPPDPLDDPIIAVLKPIDIDWSVPLIAYLKQPDSVADRKTRFLALNYFLRADELRRRGEDGIDFRCVFGRDAKRLMREAHVGICGTHQAGPKMRWLIRRHGYYWPNILKTISRSRKAIRIASLMDQFSIFPIFPCNLLLNLGLREDGYWT, from the exons ATGCGGCTGCACAAGCTCATGATGAACCCCACCAAGTGCGTTTTCAAAGTTCAGGCAGGAGATTTTTTGGGCttcattgtccatcaaaggggtattgaggtccctgaggataaGGCAAGCGCAGTCATCAACGCCTCTTCCCCGCGCACAAAGAAAGAGTTACAACGATtactgg gtaaaatccagcctttTTCCCCACTACTAAGACTACAAGGACAGAAcgagtttgtgtgggaacctCAACACCAAGAggcttttgataaaattaaGGCCTATTTGGCGAGCCCGCCA AAAGCAGTGAAGGGACAAGCCATCGTAGACTTTCTagcacatcaccctatgttgGATGTCCCCACAgtgaaggagttagagatagTGACCACAACCATAACTCGACCAGATTTGGTGCGCATTCCAGAATATGCTATTTGGTATCAGGCCACAATCTCCCTTCAACCCTGGatattattttttgatggctcaagaacagAAACACTAGCAGGGGCAAGGATTATTCTGGAAAACCCAGCGGGCGatcatttttcttattctttccaatTAGAGTTTAAGTGCACTAATAATCAAGCAAAGTACGAGGCCCTCATTATTGGCCTCGAGGTCTTACTGGAGCTAGGAGTGAGAGATGTCCAAGTACGCGGTGATTCTTTGCTTGTCATAAATCAACTTCAAGAGAAGTACAGGTGTGTGAGTTGCTTGCTTGTACCATATTTGAATCGCGCCACTGAACTTCTGGATCAATTCAATGACGTGGAGTTGGAATATATCCCTCGCGAGCGCAACTTTGAGGCCAACGAACTTGCTCAACTGGCTACAGGCATTACTTTGAAATATGGGGTTCGAGAGCGAATCCTGAAAGTTGAACGACGCACGCTGCCTTCTTGGCTCGCGCCGCCTGACCCGCTGGATGATCCAATCATTGCTGTCCTTAAACCTATTGATATAGACTGGAGCGTCCCTTTGATTGCTTACCTAAAGCAACCAGACTCCGTTGCAGATAGGAAGACTCGTTTTCTTGCCTTGAATTACTTTCTCAGAGCCGATGAGCTGCGTCGACGTGgcgaagatggcatagactttCGGTGTGTGTTTGGCCGAGATGCAAAACGTTTAATGCGAGAAGCACATGTCGGCATATGTGGCACCCATCAAGCGGGTCCAAAGATGCGTTGGCTCATCAGGCGacatggttattattggcccaACATTTTGAAGACTATATCACGTTCGCGAAAGGCTATCAGGATTGCCAGTCTCATGGACCAGTTCAGCATAttcccaatattcccatgcaacctattattaaaccttggcctgcggGAGGATGGGTATTGGACTTGA